A single window of Martelella sp. NC20 DNA harbors:
- the pstB gene encoding phosphate ABC transporter ATP-binding protein PstB — MNLDAKKTMGPNMNEQTYKMAGKDVSVYYGQKRALFDVNLNIRQNAVTALIGPSGCGKSTFLRTLNRMNDTIDNCRVTGAITLDGEDIYTSGIDVVELRARVGMVFQNPNPFPKSIYENVAYGPRIHGLARHRADFDRIVETSLQKAGLFNEVKDRLQEPGTSLSGGQQQRLCIARAIAVSPEVILMDEPCSALDPIATARVEELISELKQNYTIVMVTHSMQQAARVSERTAMFHLGYMVEEDDTDTIFTNPTDSRTQDYIMGRFG, encoded by the coding sequence ATGAACCTTGATGCGAAAAAGACAATGGGCCCAAATATGAACGAACAAACCTACAAGATGGCCGGCAAGGATGTCTCCGTCTATTACGGCCAGAAGCGGGCGCTGTTCGACGTCAACCTCAATATCCGCCAGAATGCCGTGACCGCGCTGATCGGCCCGTCGGGCTGCGGCAAGTCGACCTTTCTGCGCACGCTGAACCGCATGAACGACACGATCGACAATTGCCGGGTGACCGGCGCGATCACGCTCGACGGCGAGGATATCTATACTTCCGGCATCGACGTGGTGGAGTTGCGCGCCCGCGTCGGCATGGTGTTCCAGAACCCGAACCCGTTTCCGAAATCGATCTACGAGAATGTCGCCTACGGCCCGCGCATTCACGGCCTTGCCCGCCACCGCGCCGATTTCGACCGGATCGTGGAAACCAGCCTGCAGAAGGCCGGCCTGTTCAACGAGGTCAAGGACCGCCTGCAGGAGCCCGGCACCAGCCTTTCGGGCGGCCAGCAGCAGCGGCTCTGTATCGCGCGCGCGATCGCCGTCAGCCCCGAGGTGATCCTGATGGACGAGCCGTGCTCGGCGCTCGACCCGATCGCGACCGCCCGCGTGGAAGAACTGATCAGCGAGCTGAAACAGAACTACACCATCGTGATGGTGACCCATTCGATGCAGCAGGCCGCCCGCGTTTCAGAGCGCACGGCCATGTTCCATCTCGGCTACATGGTCGAGGAGGACGACACCGACACGATTTTCACCAATCCCACCGACAGCCGCACCCAGGATTATATCATGGGCCGGTTCGGTTAG
- the pstA gene encoding phosphate ABC transporter permease PstA: protein MSETFTNPNEAEDFRRNVTETRRKGLKRRHRAEKRFRVFGFLAIAAGLFFLAALLFSVAGKGFTAFQQTTITLPITFSEAVVDPDGLRDENPRLLLIANYPVLVGDALAKTLGLDPANDAEMRAAMRLVSRSARVDLRDVVMDDPSVIGKTVDVKLLAAADIDSANKGQIDLSMPEASRRVSDQQAAWMAELKAEGRLHKSFNTGFFTHGASSRPESAGIGVAFVGTLYMMGIVLVLSLPLGVASAIYLEEFAPKNRFTDVIEVNINNLAAVPSIVFGLLGVALFIGFLGLPRSAALVGGLVLTLMTLPTIIIATRAALKAVPPSIRSAALGVGASKMQAVFHHVLPLAMPGILTGTIIGLARALGETAPLLLIGMVAFVADYPASPLDPSTALPVQIYMWAGEAERAFVERTSAAIIVLLVFLILMNLTAVILRRRFERRW from the coding sequence ATGAGCGAGACATTCACCAATCCGAACGAGGCGGAGGATTTCCGCCGCAACGTGACCGAGACCCGCCGCAAGGGGTTGAAACGCCGCCACCGCGCGGAAAAGCGTTTTCGGGTGTTCGGCTTCCTCGCGATCGCCGCCGGCCTGTTTTTCCTGGCAGCACTGCTGTTTTCGGTCGCCGGCAAGGGCTTCACCGCGTTCCAGCAGACCACGATCACGCTGCCGATCACGTTTAGCGAAGCAGTCGTCGACCCCGACGGCCTGCGCGATGAAAATCCGCGGCTGCTGCTCATCGCAAACTATCCGGTTCTGGTCGGGGACGCGCTGGCGAAAACGCTCGGTCTCGACCCCGCCAATGACGCCGAAATGCGCGCGGCGATGCGGCTTGTCTCGCGCTCGGCCCGCGTCGACCTGCGTGACGTGGTGATGGACGACCCGTCGGTGATCGGCAAGACCGTCGACGTGAAGCTGCTTGCCGCCGCCGATATCGATTCCGCCAACAAGGGCCAGATCGACCTGTCGATGCCGGAAGCCAGCCGTCGCGTCTCCGACCAGCAGGCCGCATGGATGGCGGAGTTGAAGGCCGAGGGCCGGCTGCACAAAAGCTTCAACACCGGCTTCTTCACCCATGGCGCCTCCTCGCGTCCGGAATCGGCGGGCATCGGCGTCGCCTTCGTCGGCACGCTCTACATGATGGGCATCGTGCTGGTGTTGTCGCTGCCGCTCGGCGTGGCATCCGCGATCTATCTCGAGGAATTCGCGCCGAAGAACCGGTTCACCGATGTCATCGAGGTCAATATCAACAATCTCGCCGCCGTGCCGTCGATCGTCTTCGGACTTCTGGGCGTGGCGCTGTTCATCGGCTTCCTCGGCCTGCCGCGCTCGGCGGCCCTCGTCGGCGGCCTTGTGCTGACGCTGATGACGCTGCCGACGATCATTATCGCCACCCGCGCCGCACTCAAGGCGGTGCCGCCCTCGATCCGCTCGGCAGCGCTCGGCGTCGGCGCCTCGAAGATGCAGGCGGTGTTCCACCACGTGCTGCCGCTCGCTATGCCCGGCATCCTGACCGGCACGATCATCGGCCTTGCCCGCGCGCTCGGCGAGACAGCGCCCTTGCTGCTGATCGGCATGGTCGCCTTCGTCGCGGATTATCCGGCAAGCCCGCTCGATCCCTCGACCGCGCTGCCGGTGCAGATCTACATGTGGGCGGGCGAGGCCGAGCGCGCCTTCGTCGAGCGCACCTCGGCGGCGATCATCGTGCTGCTGGTGTTCCTGATCCTGATGAATTTGACCGCGGTCATTCTCCGCCGCCGCTTCGAGCGGCGCTGGTAG
- the pstC gene encoding phosphate ABC transporter permease subunit PstC, whose amino-acid sequence MHVFLIILALIVLFGAGGFFAARAKAYALADAGRINSRPSHHASFVTIATVIPAMLLTAVWMVASPLLIGGEIREGFPESVKQQPASAQSLTFNTVTSVAYGLRQLPDSARERVAEDSSQLRAVLARSGIPLASSPQPFVLASAERMNTLSAKSSYAMAAAVLAVALVSLALAFRAVRPQFHARNRVEQVVLAALLLASTIAILTTVGIVLSMLSESLRFFAQVPPMDFFFGTVWDPRFAAAGESGSPGQFGLIPLLAGTIYISVVAMAVAVPVGLYAAIYMSEYASGRLRAIAKPLLEVLAGIPTIVYGFFALVTVGPLLRDLSVELNGLFTGDYRNFIEAQSVLTAGLVMGIMLIPFVSSLSDDIINAVPDSLRKGSLGLGATQSETIKRVVLPAALPGIVGALLLTASRAIGETMIVVLAAGVAANLQINPFEPMTTVTVKIVNQLTGDLEFNTPQTLVAFALGLTLFVITLCLNVYALYVVRKYREQYA is encoded by the coding sequence ATGCATGTGTTTTTGATCATACTGGCGCTTATCGTGCTGTTTGGCGCAGGCGGCTTCTTCGCGGCCCGCGCCAAAGCCTATGCGCTGGCGGATGCCGGGCGGATCAATTCCCGGCCCAGCCATCACGCATCTTTCGTGACGATCGCAACCGTTATTCCCGCGATGCTGCTGACGGCGGTGTGGATGGTGGCGAGCCCGCTTCTGATCGGCGGGGAAATCCGTGAGGGTTTTCCCGAAAGCGTGAAGCAACAGCCGGCCTCGGCCCAGAGCCTGACCTTCAACACCGTCACCTCGGTGGCCTACGGCCTGCGCCAGCTTCCAGACAGCGCGCGCGAACGCGTGGCCGAGGATTCCAGCCAGCTTCGCGCCGTGCTCGCCAGAAGCGGCATCCCGCTGGCCTCCAGTCCGCAGCCCTTCGTGCTGGCATCGGCCGAGCGGATGAACACGCTTTCGGCGAAAAGCAGCTATGCGATGGCGGCCGCCGTGCTGGCGGTGGCGCTGGTTTCGCTGGCGCTTGCCTTTCGCGCGGTCAGACCGCAATTTCACGCCCGCAACCGCGTCGAGCAGGTGGTGCTGGCGGCCCTGCTGCTGGCCTCCACCATCGCGATCCTGACGACCGTCGGCATCGTGCTGTCGATGCTGTCGGAATCGCTGCGCTTCTTTGCGCAGGTTCCGCCGATGGATTTCTTCTTCGGCACGGTCTGGGACCCGCGCTTCGCCGCCGCCGGCGAGAGCGGCTCACCCGGTCAGTTCGGCCTGATCCCGCTTCTGGCCGGCACGATCTACATTTCGGTGGTGGCGATGGCGGTTGCCGTGCCGGTCGGGCTCTATGCCGCGATCTACATGTCGGAATATGCAAGCGGACGCCTGCGCGCGATCGCCAAGCCGCTTCTGGAAGTGCTGGCGGGCATTCCGACCATCGTCTACGGCTTCTTCGCGCTGGTGACGGTCGGCCCGCTGCTGCGTGACCTGTCCGTCGAGCTAAACGGGCTTTTCACCGGCGATTACCGCAATTTCATCGAGGCGCAGTCGGTGCTGACGGCGGGCCTGGTGATGGGCATCATGCTGATCCCGTTCGTCTCCTCGCTGTCGGACGACATCATCAACGCGGTGCCCGACAGCCTGCGCAAGGGCTCGCTCGGGCTCGGGGCCACGCAATCGGAAACCATCAAGCGCGTGGTGCTGCCGGCAGCCCTTCCCGGCATTGTCGGCGCGCTGCTGCTGACCGCCTCGCGCGCGATCGGCGAGACCATGATCGTGGTGCTGGCCGCAGGCGTCGCCGCCAATCTGCAGATCAATCCGTTCGAGCCGATGACGACGGTGACGGTCAAGATCGTCAACCAGCTCACCGGCGACCTCGAATTCAATACGCCCCAGACGCTGGTGGCTTTCGCGCTCGGACTGACCCTGTTCGTGATCACGCTCTGCCTCAATGTCTACGCGCTCTATGTCGTGCGCAAATATCGGGAGCAGTACGCATGA
- a CDS encoding substrate-binding domain-containing protein, with translation MTSFILPIVTLAAALAFSAPALARSQIQIAGSSTVLPYAKIVAETFGEIFPDYRTPIVESGGSSAGLKEFCKGVGPRTIDIANSSRPIRPGERENCAKNGVTGIAEIVFGYDGIVFATDAAMEQMALTPLDLYHALAAELVIDGKLVENPYTRWAQVNPALPDSEITAYIPGEKHGTREVFEEKVLAVGCEEAGAVEFLTGEFGEKQGESKCIAVRKDGRAPGIDGDYTETLARVAANRSALGVFGLSFYDNNADKLNVATIDGVTPTLATVGSGEYPVSRPLYFYVKLAHVGAIAGLQEYVDFFLSDDMAGPYGPLAEYGLVPASKAERAATEAAFEKGVMLQQTQ, from the coding sequence ATGACGTCATTCATCCTGCCGATCGTCACGCTCGCCGCAGCGCTTGCCTTTTCCGCGCCGGCGCTCGCGCGCAGCCAGATCCAGATCGCGGGCTCCTCCACCGTGCTGCCCTATGCCAAGATCGTGGCCGAGACCTTCGGCGAGATCTTTCCCGACTACCGGACGCCGATCGTGGAATCGGGCGGCTCGTCGGCGGGGCTCAAGGAATTCTGCAAGGGCGTCGGACCGCGCACCATCGATATCGCCAATTCCTCGCGGCCGATCCGGCCGGGCGAACGCGAAAACTGCGCGAAGAATGGCGTCACCGGCATTGCCGAGATCGTGTTCGGCTACGACGGCATCGTGTTTGCGACCGATGCCGCAATGGAGCAGATGGCGCTGACGCCGCTCGACCTCTATCACGCGCTCGCCGCCGAACTGGTGATCGACGGCAAGCTGGTGGAAAACCCCTATACCCGCTGGGCGCAAGTCAATCCGGCGCTCCCCGACAGCGAGATCACCGCCTATATTCCCGGCGAAAAGCACGGCACCCGCGAAGTGTTCGAGGAAAAGGTGCTGGCGGTCGGTTGCGAGGAGGCGGGCGCGGTCGAATTTCTCACGGGGGAATTCGGGGAGAAGCAGGGCGAGAGCAAGTGCATCGCCGTGCGCAAGGATGGCCGCGCGCCCGGTATCGACGGCGATTATACCGAGACGCTGGCGCGGGTCGCCGCCAACCGCTCCGCGCTCGGCGTCTTCGGCCTCTCCTTCTATGACAACAACGCCGACAAGCTGAACGTGGCGACCATCGACGGCGTCACGCCGACGCTCGCAACCGTCGGCTCCGGCGAATACCCGGTGTCGCGACCGCTCTATTTCTACGTCAAGCTGGCCCATGTCGGCGCGATTGCGGGGTTGCAGGAATATGTCGACTTCTTCCTGTCCGACGATATGGCCGGGCCTTACGGGCCGCTCGCCGAATACGGCCTGGTGCCGGCCTCAAAGGCCGAAAGGGCGGCAACCGAGGCCGCTTTCGAAAAGGGCGTGATGCTACAGCAGACGCAGTAA
- the phoR gene encoding phosphate regulon sensor histidine kinase PhoR — protein sequence MEGILSGIASRTAAARFVLIAATAVALLALYDGALPAFAVVFAWAIICIAAIAGIRPRTETAEETVPDSAETALALDFGDLPRLLEEIDLAIYLLGPDGTVLFQNRSASDTFGKFPLGSHISARMRAPGVLDIIRDTLANGRSNQIEYSERLPSERVYLVRSAPVSDAENPIFMLVLRDVSEARRIDRMRSDFVANASHELRTPLASLRGYIETLQGPAKHDVKAQERFLPIMLDQATRMSRLVDDLMSLSRLEAKAHLPPDQTVTLNALLGHVRDSLLPLAEDLEVSIHLFMPEEPVTVNGDKDELVEVFENLIENACKYGSEGGKVEVYLKPLSPSGAEVSVVDHGPGIPSEHVPRLTERFYRVSVADSRSKKGTGLGLAIVKHILTRHRARLTVKSEVGQGTTFTVRF from the coding sequence GTGGAAGGCATTCTGAGCGGCATTGCGTCACGCACGGCCGCGGCACGGTTCGTGTTGATCGCGGCGACGGCGGTGGCGCTGCTTGCGCTCTATGATGGCGCGCTGCCGGCCTTCGCGGTCGTCTTCGCCTGGGCCATCATCTGCATCGCCGCCATTGCCGGCATCCGTCCCCGGACGGAGACGGCGGAGGAGACTGTTCCGGATAGTGCGGAGACCGCCCTCGCTCTTGATTTCGGCGATCTTCCCCGCCTTCTCGAGGAGATCGACCTTGCGATCTATCTTCTGGGGCCCGACGGCACGGTGCTGTTCCAGAACCGCTCGGCAAGCGACACGTTCGGAAAATTCCCGCTCGGCTCCCATATCTCGGCGCGCATGCGCGCGCCGGGCGTGCTCGACATCATCCGCGATACGCTGGCCAACGGCCGATCCAACCAGATCGAATATTCCGAGCGCCTGCCCTCCGAACGCGTCTATCTGGTGCGCAGCGCCCCGGTTTCCGATGCCGAAAACCCGATTTTCATGCTGGTGCTGCGCGATGTCTCCGAGGCCCGGCGGATCGATCGGATGCGCTCGGATTTCGTTGCCAATGCCAGCCACGAATTGCGCACCCCGCTTGCCTCGCTGCGCGGTTATATCGAGACGCTTCAGGGACCCGCAAAGCACGATGTGAAGGCGCAGGAGCGGTTTCTGCCGATCATGCTCGATCAGGCAACCCGTATGAGCCGGCTGGTCGACGATCTGATGAGCCTGTCGCGGCTGGAGGCCAAGGCGCATCTGCCGCCGGACCAGACGGTCACGCTCAACGCCCTGCTCGGCCATGTCCGCGACAGCCTGCTGCCGCTGGCCGAGGATCTGGAGGTTTCGATCCATCTGTTCATGCCCGAGGAACCGGTGACGGTGAACGGCGACAAGGACGAACTGGTGGAAGTGTTCGAAAACCTGATCGAAAACGCCTGCAAATACGGCTCCGAGGGCGGCAAGGTCGAGGTCTATCTCAAACCGCTGTCGCCCTCCGGCGCTGAAGTTTCGGTGGTCGATCACGGCCCCGGCATCCCCTCCGAACACGTGCCGCGACTCACCGAACGCTTCTACCGCGTCTCGGTCGCCGACAGCCGTTCCAAGAAAGGCACCGGCCTTGGCCTGGCAATCGTCAAGCATATCCTGACCCGCCATCGCGCCCGGCTTACGGTCAAATCCGAAGTCGGCCAGGGCACGACTTTCACCGTCCGGTTCTGA
- a CDS encoding flavin-containing monooxygenase produces MNAVSHNQRELDVAIIGAGVGGLYALHRTRNVLGMNAEAFDDAGGVGGTWYWNRYPGCRVDTESTVYTYSFDLDMFQNWEWSERYAKQPEVLNYLNAVADKHDLKRSIHFNTRIARAEWNEDEGRWHLTTVGGDTIRAKYVIEAVGLLSSSYAPQFPDQDKFRGEVLLASKWPDEAPDLEGKRVGVVGTGSTGIQIITALADKVGHLHVLQRTAQWVVPLGIGPFPAETREKIKADPHGFRDWALSTAAVFGFDESTVSALDVDEEERQRVYEKAWKKGNGFSFLLETFSDIPVTAEANKTATDFIRSKIDAIVKDPEVARKLTPRDYYAKRPLAADDYYETYNRDNVTLHDVKAEPIERYTENGLIVGGKELELDVVIMATGFDAMTGNYLKIDTIGRNGVRLKDAWRTPGGKARAPMPACRSSISRTC; encoded by the coding sequence ATGAACGCGGTATCGCACAATCAGCGTGAGCTTGATGTCGCCATCATCGGCGCGGGCGTCGGCGGGCTCTATGCGCTTCACCGGACGCGCAATGTGCTCGGCATGAACGCGGAAGCCTTCGATGACGCCGGCGGCGTCGGCGGCACCTGGTACTGGAACCGCTATCCCGGCTGCCGCGTCGATACCGAATCGACCGTCTATACCTATTCCTTCGACCTCGATATGTTTCAGAACTGGGAATGGTCGGAGCGCTATGCCAAGCAGCCGGAAGTGCTGAACTATCTGAACGCGGTCGCCGACAAGCACGATCTCAAGCGCTCGATCCATTTCAACACCCGCATCGCCCGCGCCGAATGGAACGAGGACGAGGGCCGCTGGCACCTGACCACGGTGGGTGGCGACACCATCAGGGCCAAATATGTGATCGAGGCCGTCGGCCTGCTGTCCTCCTCCTATGCCCCGCAGTTTCCGGACCAGGACAAATTCAGGGGCGAAGTGCTGCTCGCCTCGAAATGGCCGGACGAAGCACCCGATCTCGAAGGCAAGCGCGTCGGCGTGGTCGGCACCGGCTCGACCGGCATCCAGATCATCACCGCGCTGGCGGACAAGGTCGGCCATCTGCATGTGCTGCAGCGCACCGCGCAATGGGTGGTGCCGCTCGGCATCGGCCCGTTCCCGGCGGAAACGCGCGAGAAGATCAAGGCCGATCCTCACGGCTTCCGCGACTGGGCGCTGAGCACCGCGGCGGTTTTCGGCTTCGACGAGAGCACCGTCTCCGCCCTTGATGTCGACGAGGAGGAGCGGCAACGCGTTTACGAAAAGGCCTGGAAAAAGGGCAATGGCTTCAGCTTCCTGCTTGAAACCTTCTCCGATATCCCGGTGACCGCCGAGGCCAACAAGACGGCGACCGACTTCATCAGGTCGAAGATCGACGCCATCGTCAAGGACCCGGAAGTCGCCCGCAAGCTCACCCCGCGCGACTATTACGCCAAGCGTCCGCTGGCCGCCGACGACTACTACGAGACCTATAACCGCGACAATGTCACGCTGCACGACGTCAAGGCCGAGCCGATCGAACGCTACACCGAAAACGGGCTGATCGTCGGCGGGAAGGAACTGGAACTCGACGTCGTGATCATGGCGACCGGCTTCGACGCGATGACCGGCAATTACCTGAAGATCGACACGATCGGCCGCAACGGCGTCCGCCTGAAGGACGCCTGGAGGACGCCTGGAGGCAAGGCCCGCGCGCCTATGCCGGCATGTCGATCGTCGATTTCCCGAACCTGCTGA
- a CDS encoding NAD-dependent succinate-semialdehyde dehydrogenase, whose product MNKQSPGPLPTTHDALMPDRRLYIGGAWVEGPSDFQVINPANGRPVAVVSHASSAEALRALDAAAAAQPGWAKVSPRARANLMHKAYRLMIEREEAFTKIMTLESGKPLTESRAEFLLSADFLLWFAEQSAHLHGSYSDSSNGDFRVVVKHQPIGPCLLITPWNFPLLMIVRKAGAALAAGCATITKTAQETPLTGALFAEVLHDAGFPPGVVNLLHTTKSSGVSEPLLTDRRLRKVSFTGSTGVGSLLMEQGARNILNCSMELGGDGPFIVLDDADIDLAVEQAIICKFRNAGQACVAANRIIVDRRVEAEFTEKFVAKVKALKVGDGMEAVDVGPMISAKQRDRLSETLKQLTDAGGQLMAGGKAIAGEGYFFEPTVVRFEGRNEVMCSNELFAPIAAIFSVDGPETALSFANESDFGLASYVFTRDLSRALTFGERLEFGMVGINRGIMADPKAPFGGTKASGIGREAGQEGIYEFMEAKYMAVTVNEALS is encoded by the coding sequence ATGAACAAGCAAAGCCCGGGCCCGCTACCGACGACTCATGACGCTCTGATGCCGGACCGCAGGCTCTATATCGGCGGCGCCTGGGTGGAGGGGCCGTCGGACTTCCAGGTGATCAACCCGGCAAACGGCCGGCCAGTCGCCGTCGTGTCGCATGCAAGCTCTGCCGAAGCGCTCCGCGCGCTTGACGCCGCGGCCGCGGCCCAACCCGGCTGGGCAAAGGTGTCGCCGCGCGCGCGCGCCAATCTGATGCACAAGGCCTACCGGCTGATGATCGAGCGCGAAGAAGCGTTCACCAAGATCATGACGCTGGAAAGCGGCAAGCCGCTGACGGAATCGCGGGCGGAATTCCTGCTTTCGGCCGATTTCCTGCTGTGGTTCGCGGAGCAGAGCGCCCATCTGCATGGCTCCTATTCCGACAGTTCCAATGGCGATTTCAGGGTGGTGGTCAAGCACCAGCCGATCGGTCCCTGCCTGCTGATCACGCCCTGGAACTTCCCGCTGCTGATGATCGTGCGCAAGGCGGGCGCCGCGCTCGCCGCCGGCTGCGCCACGATCACCAAGACCGCGCAGGAAACCCCGCTGACGGGCGCTCTGTTTGCCGAGGTGCTCCACGATGCGGGCTTTCCGCCGGGCGTCGTCAATCTGCTGCACACGACGAAATCCTCCGGCGTCTCCGAGCCGCTGCTGACGGACAGGCGGCTGCGCAAGGTCTCGTTCACCGGTTCCACAGGGGTGGGAAGCCTGCTGATGGAGCAGGGCGCGCGCAATATCCTCAACTGTTCGATGGAGCTTGGCGGCGACGGGCCGTTCATCGTGCTCGATGATGCCGATATCGATCTCGCCGTCGAGCAGGCGATCATCTGCAAGTTCCGCAATGCCGGTCAGGCCTGCGTTGCCGCCAACCGGATCATCGTCGACAGAAGGGTGGAGGCCGAATTCACCGAGAAATTCGTCGCCAAGGTCAAGGCGCTGAAGGTTGGCGACGGCATGGAGGCGGTCGATGTCGGGCCGATGATCTCGGCAAAACAGCGCGACCGGCTGAGCGAGACCCTGAAGCAGCTCACCGATGCCGGCGGGCAATTGATGGCCGGCGGCAAGGCGATTGCGGGCGAGGGCTATTTCTTCGAGCCGACGGTGGTGCGCTTCGAAGGTCGCAACGAGGTGATGTGCTCGAACGAGCTGTTCGCGCCGATTGCCGCCATCTTTTCGGTCGATGGTCCGGAAACGGCGCTCTCCTTTGCCAATGAAAGCGATTTCGGCCTGGCGTCCTATGTGTTTACAAGGGATCTGTCGCGGGCGCTGACCTTCGGCGAGCGGCTGGAATTCGGCATGGTCGGCATCAATCGCGGCATCATGGCCGATCCGAAGGCGCCGTTCGGCGGCACCAAGGCTTCGGGGATAGGACGCGAGGCCGGGCAGGAGGGGATCTATGAATTCATGGAGGCAAAATACATGGCAGTCACGGTCAACGAGGCGCTGAGCTGA
- a CDS encoding iron-containing alcohol dehydrogenase yields the protein MSMENTLGLGLVRQPKTVLFGPGQRRQLGRYARGFGTRALVVTDERMATTPEFAALADDLRECGVSVTVYDRAEPDLPRQNVMDVAAMAGAVDVIIGVGGGSCMDLAKAASAVLAHGGDVRDYFGEFAVPGPCIPVVTIPTTGGTGAEVTSLAIVFDEDTGMKMAVADARIAPAIAIIDPELTLTCPPGLTAATAADALSHLVEAYTARPKNPSPEQIETQIYVGKNRITDMFCEKGLRLMNRALERVVENPSDLDARADVMLAAYCAGMAINTTGTAAAHAIQSPMAAIGHTPHGFGVGALLPYVMRLNLSYAPAEFAEIAHCLDVADSAATQKENGQAAIARIEALLEKTGTPLELASLGIEERHFDQIARSAVKATRLVLNNPAPLTEDAVRKVLAHGVAGDRSWWE from the coding sequence ATGTCGATGGAGAATACGCTGGGGCTCGGTCTCGTGCGCCAGCCGAAAACGGTGCTTTTCGGACCCGGCCAGCGCCGCCAGCTCGGCCGCTATGCGCGCGGCTTCGGTACGCGCGCGCTGGTGGTGACCGACGAGCGGATGGCGACGACCCCGGAATTCGCCGCACTTGCCGACGATCTGCGCGAATGCGGCGTTTCGGTCACGGTCTATGATCGGGCCGAGCCGGACCTGCCGCGCCAGAACGTCATGGATGTCGCGGCAATGGCCGGCGCTGTCGATGTGATCATCGGCGTCGGCGGCGGTTCCTGCATGGACCTCGCCAAGGCCGCCTCGGCCGTGCTCGCCCATGGCGGTGACGTTCGCGACTATTTCGGCGAGTTCGCGGTGCCGGGGCCCTGCATTCCGGTGGTCACCATCCCGACGACCGGGGGAACCGGCGCCGAGGTCACAAGCCTTGCGATCGTGTTCGACGAGGATACCGGCATGAAGATGGCGGTGGCCGACGCCCGTATCGCGCCGGCGATCGCGATCATCGACCCCGAACTGACGCTGACCTGCCCGCCCGGCCTGACGGCGGCGACGGCCGCCGATGCGCTGTCGCATCTCGTCGAGGCCTATACCGCCAGGCCGAAGAACCCCAGCCCCGAGCAGATCGAAACCCAGATCTATGTCGGCAAGAACCGCATCACCGACATGTTCTGCGAAAAGGGGCTGCGGCTGATGAACCGCGCGCTTGAGCGCGTCGTCGAAAACCCGTCGGATCTTGATGCGCGGGCGGATGTGATGTTGGCAGCCTATTGCGCCGGCATGGCGATCAACACCACCGGCACGGCTGCCGCCCACGCGATCCAGAGCCCGATGGCGGCGATCGGTCATACGCCGCACGGTTTCGGGGTCGGCGCGCTGCTGCCTTATGTGATGCGGCTGAACCTCTCCTATGCCCCTGCGGAATTCGCCGAAATCGCGCATTGCCTCGATGTCGCCGACAGCGCCGCCACGCAGAAGGAGAACGGCCAGGCCGCGATCGCGAGGATCGAGGCGCTGCTGGAAAAGACCGGCACGCCGCTGGAGCTTGCGTCGCTGGGGATCGAGGAGCGCCATTTCGACCAGATCGCCCGCTCTGCGGTGAAGGCGACACGGCTGGTGCTCAACAACCCCGCGCCGCTGACCGAGGACGCGGTCCGCAAGGTGCTCGCCCACGGCGTTGCCGGCGACCGGAGCTGGTGGGAATAG
- a CDS encoding GntR family transcriptional regulator, translating to MTGSTVIARTAAPLRQQVVRLVREDILEGGLVPGQRLIESALCETYGVSRTVIREALRQLESEHLISVVPNLGPIVTVLTEKEIRSIYVVRAALEGLAGRLFAENASDSQCAKLKKLGARLDKEYRKGNVESREHIKAEFYTLLTEGSDNAVLTESLRSMHARIAMFRRFAFVDETRIEPSIAELETIINAAAITRDGDAAAAACEHHIALAGELAIAEYMKRNKAILAEE from the coding sequence ATGACAGGTTCGACAGTCATCGCCCGCACGGCGGCCCCGCTTCGCCAGCAGGTGGTGCGTCTGGTTCGCGAGGATATTCTCGAAGGCGGGCTCGTGCCCGGCCAGCGCCTGATCGAAAGCGCGCTTTGCGAGACCTATGGGGTTTCGCGCACCGTGATCCGCGAGGCGCTGCGCCAGCTTGAATCCGAGCATCTGATCAGCGTCGTGCCCAATCTCGGCCCGATCGTCACCGTGCTCACCGAAAAGGAAATCCGTTCGATCTATGTGGTGCGCGCCGCGCTCGAAGGCCTTGCCGGCAGGCTGTTTGCCGAAAACGCCAGCGACAGCCAGTGCGCCAAGCTGAAGAAGCTCGGCGCGCGGCTGGACAAGGAATACCGCAAGGGCAATGTCGAAAGCCGCGAGCATATCAAGGCGGAGTTCTACACCCTGCTCACCGAAGGCAGCGACAACGCCGTGCTGACCGAAAGCCTCAGAAGCATGCATGCCCGCATCGCAATGTTCCGCCGCTTCGCCTTCGTCGACGAAACCCGGATCGAGCCCTCGATCGCGGAGCTGGAAACCATCATCAACGCCGCCGCGATTACCCGCGACGGCGATGCGGCGGCGGCGGCCTGCGAACATCACATCGCGCTTGCCGGCGAACTTGCGATCGCCGAATACATGAAGCGCAACAAGGCGATACTGGCCGAAGAATAG